A segment of the Trifolium pratense cultivar HEN17-A07 linkage group LG7, ARS_RC_1.1, whole genome shotgun sequence genome:
GGACACACAAATACTAACTCCGGTCCTTAATAGATtagtaaattttctcttatattaaggaccggagggagtaataatttGAGATGATAAAAGTAATTGTGTATAATCACAAGTGTGAGTGTCATGTCAGTGTCGGACACTCAGACACGCATACAATTTGAAATGTCGGTGGTGCATATGATGGAAGTTGATGTTTGATGTGTTTTATTTGGTTGGATATTTTAGGAGGAAGCACGAGAAGTGGGGAATCTAAGAAATGAAAGGTTAGCTAACTTGGTTGGTTATTGTTGTGAAGGAGAAGAGAGATTGCTAGTTGCTGAGTTTATGCCTAATGAAACTCTCTCTAAACATCTATTTCACTGTGagttttcatttcatttcatttttttcccgTTTCTTCCATGCATTCTTCAGCAATCAACAACAGAAAAATAACTAATCAAGTATTACTAGTCAttgattaagaaaaataaaggaaCCAATAACAATTGGTACTTGGTCTCACACAACATGGCGAATCAGAACCACGATTCTAATTGCGTCTCATAAGAGGAGAGTAACAGAAGTAAGAGAGGTTCTTTGAGATAGGCCTTAATTATATGCTGATCATGATACacaaatatttgatattttgctTAAGAAGCTAAATAAAGGGCTCAATTTAAGAATATGCTGACCATGATGTAAACTATATGCTGCTAGCGGAGACTCAGCCTATGAAATGGGCAATGAGGTTGAGAGTGGCCTTGTATTTAGCACAAGCTTTGGAATACTGCAGCAATAGAGGAAAGGCATTGTACCACGATCTTAATGCTTACAGAATTTTGTTTGATCAagtaagcttttttttttggacaaagaACAAGTAAGCTTTTATGATTAGGTTTTTGCCTCTTTTTAATCATCATGTTTTATGGTGGATAGGATGGCAACCCTAGACTGTCTTGTTTTGGACTAATGAAAAACAGCAGAGATGGTAGAAGTTACGGTACAAATATAGCTTTTGCCCCTCCAGAATATTCGAGGACAGGTAAAAATTGAAGGCGATAATAGTGCTTTTGGTCCAAATAATATAGTTTCAATTTGGTTTTAGtctatgattttgttttttaagattATGTCCTGCAATTTTAGATTCATTTATCTTAGCCTTTGATCGCCAACATTTTTCATGCATTCTCACTATTCAATTTCTTTACTAAGCCAGCACTGTTAATTGAAATTTGCAGGAAAAGTTACTCCTGAAAGTGTAATTTACAGTTTTGGAACACTTTTGCTTGATCTTCTGAGTGGAAAGCATATCCTACCCAGCCATGTATACTCCCTCATTCCCTGCTTCACACTTtcttctctttattttattgcactGAGTGTTTTGTTTAGTGATCAATCTTTGATTCATAGAAATTTTGACAACTTGTGCTTGAAATTTATTGGACTAATGGATACCAAATCTATGTAGCACTTCAAGTTGAAAATGTGTCTGACACGTGTTGCTATTCAACACTAATATGATATTGACATATGTTACGTTCAAATTTCAAccactttcattttctcaaattattactgatacttatgtgtatgtgtatgtgtatgtgtTGTGTTTGTTGTTTGTGTCAACGTCAATATTTCACACGCTATAATCCTTTTACATGTAGGCACTTGACCTTATTCGTGCCAAAAAAATTCAGCTGTTAACGGACTCGTGTTTGGAAGGTCATTTTTCAAATGATGATGGAACTGAGTTATTGAGATTAGCATCACGTTGTTTGCAGTACGAACCTTGCGAGAGACCAAATGCCAAGTCACTTGTGAATGCTCTAACTCCTCTTGAGAAAGAAACTTCAGTATGAACTTCTTTTTCCCTTGCTgctttttgtttctatttttctctATAATAACAAGTCAACCAAGTATCTTATGGAACTTGCTTGAGGTTTATCCCATCAGGATCCACTGCAGTAGTAGAGCATGCAGTTACACGCATTAGTCTATCTCAACCATTGATTTGAAATCACACGACTAAAACCAGTGACTGCGTGCGCAATTACTAGTCCAACCCAAATCCACTTGTATTCTGCCACATTATTGAAGTCCAATAGAGAACAGAAATTTAATTGGTTTACATCTAGTGTTCGACGTGTCGAGTCGAGATCGGCTAATGCATGTAACTGCATGCTTTTCTACTGCAGTAGATTCGGATAgcata
Coding sequences within it:
- the LOC123898510 gene encoding serine/threonine-protein kinase BSK5-like isoform X2, which gives rise to MPNETLSKHLFHSETQPMKWAMRLRVALYLAQALEYCSNRGKALYHDLNAYRILFDQDGNPRLSCFGLMKNSRDGRSYGTNIAFAPPEYSRTGKVTPESVIYSFGTLLLDLLSGKHILPSHALDLIRAKKIQLLTDSCLEGHFSNDDGTELLRLASRCLQYEPCERPNAKSLVNALTPLEKETSVSSLVLLGILDESEPPKEIVPLTPFGEACSRKDLITIHKILERVGYKDDEDVANELSFQMWTDQLQGTLNSKKHGDSAFHAGEFSKAIDFYTQFINGGTMVSPTVYARRCLCYLMNNMAQEALGDAMQAQLISPTWPTAFYLQAVAYFTIGMDIDALESLKEATTLETIA